The sequence GCAAAAGCGGAAGTTATCAAGGATAAATTGACCATCGAAAGCACAGAAGGTAACAGAATGGATGCCGTTTGCTGCTATTGATAATAAAGTGTTTGGGGGCATCGTCGAGTCAGAATTAGCTAGGTTAGCTGTTGGTAATACCGTTTGCGTGATCAGTTGGCGATCGCTATCATAAGCAGACATGACTAATCGCTGTGAACTGGTGACAAATACACCAACCCAATTGGTAGGTTGTAAGAAGGTGGCTTCTAAAAATCCGCCTCTGGGTGATCCCATCAATACAGTTACCCCTGAATGGGTGGGAAAAGCTGGATTCGATGGTTGGATTGCTAAACAATTGTTAAAAATGACACCCCAATTTTCATATTGGTGCTCCACAACTTCAAAACATTTTAAATCTTCTAAGTTTAAAGAGATACAACTAGGTACGCTATCTGTAGCCACCTCGTCGGTTGCTTCTTCTAATTGACTTTGCCAATCTGCAGCTACCACTTGGTCAGGAATATTAAAGTTGTCAAGCGCAAATTTAGTGTCTCTCAACTTTGGTGGTTTGTGCGATTGAAGAATAGCCTGTTTTGCCATAACACCCCTCTTTACTGTTGCTGAGATAAATTAAGATAAGTAAATGTTTTTAACGGCTGTTTTTCATAGGTATTTTGACTACCTTGGACGTCAAATATATCCGTGTGTTTTCTGATAGACTATCATAAAAAACTTACACGCGAACTTAATCTCAGTAATACCCGCTACCTCAATAAACCCTTGTGACAAAGCAGATACAAGCAAAATTACACAGGAATACGGAAAAAATAATTACTAAATCTTCACACGCAATCCAGTAATTTCACATCTACTTAATCTGGCGCTGGCGAATGGAAACTCAGCCCTTTTCACCATGCTTTTGGAAGTTGTTCATAGCTGCTCAAAAAGTCTAATTTGGAGTGGTGCTACTCTTATCCATACCTAGCAAATACTCAGCTAAATAAGAAATATTTATGTTTCAGCCAATAGGATTTGAGCAACGGTTTGTCAATACCTCTCTAGGTAGAACAGTTTACTATACTGCGGCTGATTCACCTTGGCAGGATGATTTAACCACAAAAAGCGATCGCGAAACGTTGGTATTTTTGCACGGCTTTGGTGGTGGGTCTTCTGCGTATGAGTGGTCGAAAGTTTATCCGGCTTTTGCGGCTGAATATCGCATCATTGCACCGGACTTGATCGGTTGGGGTAGGTCTGAACACCCAGCCCGCAATTATCAAATTGATGATTATTTAACTACGATTCGGGAGTTTCTAGAACAGACAACCACAGCACCCGTCAAAGTGATTGCGTCGTCACTAACTGCAGCATTCACAATTCGATTAGCGATCGCCCATCCTGATTTATTCCAATCTCTAATTCTCACCACACCTGCAGGACTTTCCGACTTTGGTCAAGATTACTCCCGCAGCTTTTTTGCTCAGATAGTCAGCGTTCCCATCGTTGACCGCTTGTTGTACAGTTCGGGAATCGCTACTGGTGGCGGGATTCGCAGTTTTTTAGAACAACGCCAATTTGCTAAACCTAGTCGAGTTTACCAAGAAATTGTCGATGCTTATTTAGAATCCGCACAGCAACCTAACGCTGAATATGCAGCCCTATCTTTTGTCCGGGGTGACTTGTGCTTTGATTTATCGCTGTATATTCAACAATTGACCACTCCCACCGCGATTATCTGGGGACGAAAATCAGAATTTACTGGCCCAGATGTAGGGCGCCGTCTCGCACAGATGAACCCGCAAGCAATTCGATTTTTTCAAGTGTTAGAAGATGTGGGGTTAACACCACAATTGGAACTACCAGCGGTGACGATTGGGTTAATTCGGCGATATTTACCTTTGTTGGAGTGAGTTGGTGGGTGTGGGGAGTGTGGGGAGGTGGGGTGATGGGGTGATGGGGTGGTGGGGTGACTTGTACTGAGCGGAGCTGAAGTATGGGGAGGGCGATCGCTTTGGAATCAGCCCTTCAATAGAGATAAGCGATCGCCACAAACATCCTTGGGCTAGAGGTAATTAACCAAGTGTCTTTCTAGGATCAAATAGCGCTGCTGGGAAGTAAAAAACTCCATCACGCAAGTAGCGTGGAGTTTTGGGAAAACGGGAATAGGGGAGCCACTTGCTCCACTTAGGCAATGAATGCCCCGTCTTCCATACCCCATGCCGAATGCCCCAAACAGAGGAAAGAGCATCTGATGGCTGAACACAATCAGGTAAACGAAAACACCAAAAATCAAGACCTCGCAACCTATCGAGAAGATGCGGGCGAGTCTCTCACCACAAACCAAGGTGTAAAAGTTAGCGATACCGATAACTCACTCAAAGTGGGATCGCGAGGGCCATCGCTGCGTGATGATTTCCATTTCCAAGAAAAGCTAACCCATTTTGACCGAGAAAGAATCCCAGAACGCGTAGTTCACGCGCGGGGTTCGGGAGCACACGGCTATTTCCAGCCCTACGAATCATTGGCGGAATTTACCAAAGCTAAATTTTTACAAGACCCATCTGTAAAAACACCAGTCTTCACTCGCTTTTCTACTGTCGTTGGCTTTCGCGGCTCGGCGGATACAGTGCGAGATGTACGGGGATTTTCAGTAAAATTTTACACTGAAGATGGTAATTATGACTTGGTAGGTAATAACATACCAGTTTTCTTTATTCAGGATGCGATCAAATTCCCGGATTTAGTTCACGCGATTAAACCAGAACCCCATAACGAAATGCCGCAAGCAGCGGCGGCTCACGATAACTTCTGGGACTTCATTTCGCTGACACCCGAATCTACGCACATGGTTATGTGGGTGCTTTCTGACCGGGCTATCCCTAGAAGCTATCGGATGATGCAAGGGTTTGGAATTCACACCTTCCGTTGGGTGAATGCCCAAGGAAAATCTCGGTTTATTAAGTATCACTGGAAACCTCTACTAGGAGTACATTCACTAGTCTGGGACGAAGCTCAAAACACCGCCGGTAAAGATCCTGATTTTCATCGTCGGGATTTGTGGGAAGCGATTGAGAAAGGAAATTACCCAGAATATGAACTGGGAGTACAAATTATTGAAGAGGAAGACGAATTCAAATTTGATTTTGACATCCTCGACGCTACGAAAATGATTCCCGAAGAATTAGTCCCGGTGCGTCCCATTGGCAAAATGGTTCTCAACCGCAATCCTGACAACTTCTTTGCGGAGACTGAACAAGTTGCATTCCAGCCTAGCAACGTTGTATCTGGAATCGATTTTAGCGATGATCCGTTGCTACAAGGTAGGTTGATGTCCTATCACGACACCCAACTGCACCGTTTGGGTAGCCCCAACTTTACGCAAATACCCATCAACAAGCCGCTGTGTCCGTTCCATAATAACCAGCGTGACGGTCGGATGCAGACGGAAATTCATACCAGTCGCGTCAACTACTATCCGAATTCTTTGGGAGGAGGGTATCCCGCGACAACACCCGGCTCTGAGGGTGGATATGTGCATTATCCAGAACGTGTGGAGGGCCATAAAGTCCGAGAACGCAGTCCTAGTTTTAAAGAGCATTTCCAGCAAGCTACTTTGTTCTGGAATAGTCTTTCTGTCCCGGAAAAAGAGCATTTAGTCGCTGCTGCACATTTTGAGTTGGGGAAAGTGGAAGATCAAGGTGTGCGTGAGCGGATGGTCGAGCGCTTGAACCATGTTGACCACGAGTTAGCGAAGCGAGTAGCGGTAGGTATTGGAATTCCCGCCCCGACAGCGCCTGCGACAGAAAATCACGGACAAAGTTCATCTGCTCTCAGCCAGGAAAACACGACTAAAATTGCTAAAGGTCGAAAGGTGGCTATCTTGGCGGCTGATGGTGTTGATAATTCGCAGATGATGGCGATCAAGCAAGCCTTGAAGGATGCGGGAGCAGAGGCAGAAATCGTGGCAAAATTTAAAGGCAAGATTAAGAGTGCCGATGGTCAAGAAATTGAGGTGGATAAAACCTTCTTGACGAGTGCTTCACCATTATTTGATGCTGTGTACGTACCGGGTGGTGCTGAAAGTGTCAAGGCCTTAAAGATGAATGGTGATGCTTTGCACTTTATTCATGAAGCCTTTAAGCATTGTAAAGCGATCGCTGCCACAGGCGAGGGAGTTGATTTGTTCACAGCTTTGGAAATTCCCGGGGTAAAATTAGCAGACGCTAAGTCTTCTTTAAAGAATGACCAAGGAGTTGTCACCAGTCGCAACACCGCTGATGCAAAAGCTGTAGCCGCTGAATTTATCAAAGCGATCGCCCAACATCGTCACTGGAAACGCGCTCAAAAAGAGCAAGTCCCCGCGTAATTCAGTAGTGCGTGCGATGATCCGCCCATAAAAAGAGTTTTGTGTTGTATCAAAATCCGTGTAGAGACGTTGCTGTGGCTTCGTCTCTACCTCCGGTTTCATCCCGCTAGTTATCTGACAATAACCTTCCTAAAACAAATGTCAGAGAATACAATGAACACTCGCAGGAACAAGGGTTTTCCCACCCTCGATTGTGTTTCAACCAAGAAAATTTGGGTAAACTCAATCCGATGGTTGCGAGGATGGATGAGTGTTAGAAGAACGGGCTTATTGGCTAGGATGGTCAAAAATTTCTGGGATTGGGCCAGTGTTGCTGCGACGTTTGCAACAACATTTTGGCACCTTGGCGACAGCTTGGAAAGCGAGTGCGGCTGAATTAGCACAAGTCGAGGGTTTTGGTTTTCAGACTCTAGAAAAAATCATACAACAGCGATCGCGTCTGCAGCCCCAACTGCTACTCACCCAACACGAAGCTGAAAACCCCCATTTTTGGACACCAGGGGACGCAGATTATCCCCGCTTGCTCTTAGAAACTCCCTCTCCACCACCACTTTTGTACTACCGTGGTGAAGTTGATTTAGCAGAAAATCTCGGACAAAAACCATTAGTAGGAATTGTGGGGACTCGCAAACCCTCAGAATATGGTATCCGTTGGACTCGTCAAATTAGCACCGCTTTAGCTAAAAATGGCTTCACCGTCGTCTCGGGAATGGCTGAAGGAATTGACACTGAATCTCACTTAGCAACCCTCAAAGCCGGTGGAAGAACGATCGCTGTTTTAGGTACCGGCGTAGATGTGATTTATCCCCAAAAAAATCGAGATTTATATAAACAAATATTAACTTCAGGATTAGTTGTCAGTGAATATCCCAGCAAAACCCCACCCGACCGCACCCATTTCCCCCGTCGCAATCGCATCATTGCTGGCTTGAGTCGTGCCATTTTAGTCATGGAAGCACCCTTAAAATCTGGTGCTTTAATTACAGCAACCTATGCGAATGAATTCGGACGCGATATCTATGCATTACCGGGAAGAATAGACGATCATCCATCCCAAGGGTGCTTAAAATTACTTTCCCAAGGCGCCACTTTCATTCTCAAAGAACTAGACGAACTCTTAACAATGTTAGGAGCAATTCCCCAAATTGATACCCCCGAAGAACCGATATTGCCAAACTTATCACCACAATTGCAACAAGTAATAGATGCGATCGCCCAACATCCAGTATCCTTTGATTTAATTGTCCAACAAACAGGTATGGAAATAGGTACAGTTTCTAGTGCATTGCTGCAGTTAGAACTTATGGGTTTAATCTCACAACTCCCAGGAATGCAATATCAGAAATCTTCATGAATTCTCGACTTGTTCAATAGACCTGTTTTGAAAATAGGGGTTAGAAACTAGAGGTTAGGGAAAGACATTTTATTTTTCCTTTATCTTGCAACATATAAAATTATCTAAACAAAATCTCTGCGCTAACTCAGCGTTGAAAAAAGTTAAAATTTGGCGATACTTTCCCAACATCCTCTGAGATACAAAATCTCAAATTCCATTCCTGCTCCATACCAACATCTATCATATGAAAACCCTAATTATTGACAATTATGACTCATATACCTTTAACCTTTATCAACTAATTGCCGAAATCAATGGAGAATATCCCACCGTAATTTATAACAATCAAATTACCTGGAATGAACTCAAACAATGGGAATTTGATAACATTGTAATTTCACCGGGCCCTGGTCGCCCGGAGAACTCAAAAGATTTTGGTATCTGTCATCAAGCTATTCAAAATACCCAAGTACCGCTTCTAGGGGTTTGTCTCGGACATCAGGGGCTTAGTAATGTTTTTGGCGGAAAAGTGATTCATGCACCTGAAGTTCGCCATGGTCGCCTCAGTCAGGTTTATCACGATGGAACTGATTTGTTATTTGCGGGAATTCCTTCTCCATTTTCTGTTGTGCGTTACCATTCTTTGCTAGTTGCAGATGAGCTACCCAAGTGTTTAGAAAAAGTGGCGTGGACGGATGACAACCTCATCATGGGAATCCGCCATCGCTCTTTACCGTTATGGGGTGTGCAGTTTCATCCAGAGTCAATCTGCACTGAATATGGACACACTTTATTTGAGAATTTTCAAAAAATTACCCGAAAATTTGCCCAAGAGCGAGACAATATTTCCAAAAAAATCTACTGGATAGAAAACAACGAAACTGCTCCCAAACCTGCAAGTTCTTCTCAGAAAAAACAGCAACAGGAATTTAAACTTTGTACACGCAAACTAAATCTATGTCCTGATAGTGAGCAGATATTTGTACATTTGTTTGGTAATTCAGCCAATGCATTTTGGTTAGACAGCAGTCTTGTGGAACCCGGTCTTTCGCGCTTTTCCTACATGGGAGATAGCAGCGGCGAAAACAGTCTTTTAATTCATTATCGGGCATTATCTCAGGAACTTACAGTTACACAATCTGATATTGTCAGCTGCAAAACAGAGGGAATTTTCGACTATCTCCAGCGGGAAATTGAACGCCGACACTGCTCATCTGATCAGCTACCATGTGATTTTAACTGCGGGTTTGTGGGTTACTTTGGATATGAATTAAAAGCAGAATGTGGATCTCAATTTCACCATTCTTCTAGCTTACCTGATGCTATGTTCCTCTTGGCCGATCGCATGATTGTGATCGATCACCAGGAACAAAGCGTTTATCTACTGTGCTTGATTCAGCAAGGACAAACAACCGCAGCAGAGGCTTGGTTTGAATGGATCAGACAACAGATTGACCATCTTCCTCCTTTATCGCCTATTGTTCCTCTGAAAAAAGATACACCTGTGATTTTCCGATTGAGTCGCTCTCAACAGACTTATCTGAGTGATATTGAGACATGTTTGCAGGAAATTCATGAAGGAGAAACTTATCAAGTTTGTTTGACAAACCAAATTCACACAGATACAACACCAGATCCACTGGCTTTTTATCGAACATTACGCCGGATTAATCCCGCTCCTTATGCAGCATTTTTACGCTTTGGGGATGTGGCGATCGCTTGTTCGTCTCCAGAGCGATTTCTCAGCATCGATTGTCAAGGTTGGGTGGAAACCAAGCCCATCAAAGGGACTCTACCACGAGGAAAAACACCCCAAGAAGATTTTATCCTGGGTGAACGATTACGCAACAGCGAAAAAGACCGGGCTGAAAATCTCATGATTGTGGATTTACTGCGTAATGATTTAGGACGGGTATGTGCAGTTGGTACTGTCCATGTGCCGAAATTGATGGATGTGGAAACCTATGCAACAGTCCATCAACTAGTGACAACTATTCGCGGTCAATTACGCGCCGGGATGAGCGCCACAGACTGTATTCGCAACGCCTTTCCCGGTGGTTCCATGACAGGTGCGCCCAAGCTGAGAACTTTGGAGATTATTGATCGATTAGAGCAAGAAGCGCGGGGAGTTTATTCAGGAGCGATCGGCTTTTTAGGATTGAATGGTTCAGCCGATTTAAATATCGTTATTCGTACCGCCGTGTTGACAACTGAGCAAACCTCAATTGGTGTTGGTGGTGGTATTGTGGCGCTTTCTGATCCGCAGATGGAGTTTCGAGAAACGATGCTGAAAGCAAAGGCATTAATTCATGCGATGATGCTCACAATTCATGGAGATTTTCAGGACGACAAATATTATATCCAGGGAATAGAAACAGAGGTTTTTGATAGCTCTAGAAAGGTGCAAGTGTAGATGGACAAAAGTCTCTAACTTTGCCAAATTTTAATTTTTTTTAACGCGGAGGTACGCGAAGGTCAACGCGGAGGAAGGAGGTTTTCTCAAGTTGGCTATATACCAAAATAATTATACCAATGCCCCAAAAGGAAACAACAGATAAATTGGTAGGGGCGTAGGCTCCGCCTTAGAGCAGGGTATGGCCGTTCGCCGTTACATCATCTTTACATTGAAAAAGGCTATTCATTTTTCCCCATATTCCATACCATTAGCTTCTGCATAGCGATACATAAATCGCATAAATCTATCCCAATGTTCATCCTGCTCAATTTCTAATTTGCACTCTACTCGCATTAATTCGTCACCTTCATCACCACCAAAAATGAATCGAGTTGAAGCAGGTGTGACGTTAATTTCTCCTTCTTCATCAGTTAAAGATAATGAATTTAGCGATGGTTTAGTAAAGCTATTAAATCCTTCTAAAGCTTGCAATTTATTAAATATCATCAAGACTATCTGTTTACCAGTGCGGACTTCACGCCGCAAACTGACATTACTTAAGTCTTCAAAAACCCCAGCGAAAAATTGGATGGAAGGAGTGATAGATGACATGTAATTCGTAATTAAATTAGATAAACTCCTAATCCCTAATCCCTAACCCCTAACCCCCAATTCTACCTTGGAGGATAGTACTGAGGATTGGTGACGGGAGATTGATAACCATTAATTGGCATGGTATGTCCTGGAGGCGCCATGACGGGAGCCTGATAACCATTAATCGGCATAGTATTTGCAGGATTATTGGGAACTACGGGATTTATGGGGGGCTGATAACCATTGGTGGGTATGGTGCTGGCTGGATTGTTGGGAGCAACAACTTGGCTAAATTGTTGGTAAGCGGTGCGAGAAATTGAGGTAATGAATTTTTCGGCGCTGGGGTCATTGTTGGGGCGTTGTACCATGACGGTGGCGATGTAGCGCTTACCGGTGGGGATATCAACTAGACCTGTATCGGCTAACATTGTCCCAATATCGCCGGTTTTGTGAGCAATGCTGGCGCCTGTTCCCAAACCAGAAGGGAGGAGGTTATCTCTTTGGGTTTGGCGCATGATATCGAGCAGACGATCGCGCGATCGCATATTCACTAAATTTCCCTGATTCACTATCGCCAGCAATTGTGACAATTCCCTGGGACTAGTGGTGTTTGTTCCTTGTAAATCTGGGAGTTGATTCCTAATCACTGTGTTTGTTAAACCCCAGCTGCGGAAACGCTGATTTAGGGCTTCTATTCCTCCTAATCGCGTAATCAGCATATTTGTGGCTGTGTTGTCGCTGATGGTAATCATTTTAGTAGCGACTTCCAGAGCTGTATACTGAGTGCCAGGGGGTTTAAATTGCATATTACCAGAACCACCAGCGATCGCTTCTTGCTGCATGGTTAACATTTCATCCAGACGGATTTTTCCCGCATCCAAATCTTGGAAAAAGGCTACCAAAATCGGGACTTTAATCGTGCTAGCAGCCGGAAAACTCGCAGCCCCGTTCACATCTACATAAGCGCCCGTCTCCAAATCTACTAAAAAGACACCGGGCGTCAAATTAGGGTTAGCCGCTGCGAGAGTTTGCACGGTGTTTTTTAACGGGATAATTTCTTGGGACAAGAATAAATTAGCAGGGACTGCATTCGTGGGGGTGGGTTGGGGTTGGGCTTGTCCTATTTGCGGTGTGGATGTTTTAGAAACTGCTGGCGTCACCCGATTCGCCGGATCTAAGACTGACAAAGCCGTCCCGACGATCGCACCAATTCCCACACCCACAATCAACAACCGTAGGGTATACAACAACGTTCTCGCTACTGGCTTTAAGCGCGTCTTGCGCGATCGCTTGCCCATTTTCGGTAGTCCGTACCGCTCCACCCGCACCGTCTTCATCTTCGCACCACTAGGCTGCATCGGCGGTACTTTCCCCTTAGCTTTAGGCATGGGTTTAACTGCAGATGGCATTACCAGCCCCGGTTTTGACGATGAACCCACACCAGTTTTCACACGGGTCAGGCTAGCTCCTGCTTGAGGTGTGCGCTGCTGTGGTTGGGGAACTTTTACCTGTTTTTGTCCCACTTTTTGCACTTTGCGTAGACGCTGGCGACGGTTTACAGGTTGACGCCGCGAGAAAGCGTTTAGTTTGTCACTCGACTCTGACACCGCTACTCCTTGTGATCCCCTCGATTGTGTTTCTGCCAACTCCCAACCCAAAACTTACTCCTCAAGTTGCTTAATAGTCAAACTATTTTTGCTACCAAGTAACATTTTTGTGTTTAGTTTAAGGCATATTAGATATTTTGGGGGGATGAATTGGTACATATTAATCGATAATTGAAAAACTTCACCTATCAGACAACGGGTAATCAAGAGTCTTCATGCCCGATTACCCCAGATCATGATCCTTGTGATTTTTCAGTGCCCATTTTACTTGTTGCAAAATGCCTCGCAGCATAGCCACTTCGGTCGTTTGTAGGCGAGCACGATTATATAACTGGCGAAATTTTTCCATCCGACTAGCTGCCGTATGTGGATAAAGATATCCTATCTCCAGCAGTAGAGATTCTAATTGTTGGTAGTATGCTTCCACGGCGTCAAAAGGTGCTGGTGCAGTTGTGGGCGGGGTGGACGTCTCGGAGATTTTTGTATATTGTGCCAGTTCGTAACAGCAGATGCCTACCGCTGTAGCTAGATTTAAAGATAAATAATTTTCACTTGTCGGTATGTGAACAAATCTTTGAGCCAGGTTTAATTCTTCATTGCTTAATCCCCGGTCTTCTCTGCCAAAAATCAGCGCTACAGGTTGTTCTGGTTCTTCTAGCAACCAAGGTAATGTTGTACGGGGGTTTTCTAGAGGTGTATCCCAACTGGGAACACGCCCAGCGGTAGCTACAACTTTGACGCATCCTTGCAATGCTGCGGGTAGAGTCGCTACTGTTACCGCAGATGCTAAAATTTCTTTGGCATGAACTGCCATCCTCAGAGCTTCTATGGACAAGGGATCACATTGGGGATTAACTAATACTAATTGATTTAGTCCAAAATTTTTCATTACCCTGGCGATCGCCCCGACGTTCAATTCACCAGCTGGTTCTACCAACACAATTCTTAACCCAGCTAGTGCCATTTTTTGCCTCCCACTCCTGATTTCTGCTGTCAAGTTTGATTGACCTTATTCTACCAGTCCCTATTCTCCATGCCCCAAAACTCCACCCCATCCACAAATGAACTGTATTCGCACCCACCTACTTACAGAAAGTTAATCGCCAAGCAACTTGACCAGGATTTTAAATCTGCGGTGGAAATTGTGACAGTTCCCCTGCTCCAACCTGCTGCTGATGAAGTTGTCATCGCCAACAAATTTGCTGGGGTTAACGGCGGTTTTGACACTTTAGTCTGTCGCGGCGATATTCCCTATGTTAATTTAATTCCACCGTTTGATTTGGGTGTGGAAGCAGTAGGAAATATTGTCGCTGTGGGTGAAAATGTTGCAGATTTTCGGGTGGGTGATGCGGTGATTACCACTGTGCGTGGTGGTGGTTATCGAGAATATCAGACGATTGATGCCAGTTTGGTGGTGAAGGTGCCCTCAGCTATTCCGGAGGTGCTAACTTTGATACCTACAGGTGTATCAGCTTTGGTGGCACTAGAACAAGTGGGAGAAATGAAAAGTGATGAAGTGGTTTTAGTGACGGCGGCGGCGGGAGGCATCGGTCACATTGCGGTACAATTGGCGAAGTTAGCTGGTAATCATGTTATTGGTACTTGTAGCTCTCCAGCTAAGGCACAATTACTACAAGAATTAGGGTGCGATCGCATTATTAACTATCGCACAGAAAACCTTGATCAAGTCCTCCAGCAAGAATACCCCCAGGGAATTAATTTGGTTTTTGATTGCGTAGGTAAAAAGACATTTGATACTTGCGTCGAGAATTTAGCTGTGCGCGGACGCTTAATTATTGTCGGTTTTATCTCAGAATATGCTAAATTGCCAGAACAAATTACACAACCCCGAATTTATCACCAGCTATTTTGGAAAGCTGCTGCGATTCGGGGCTTCCTTATGCCATATTACCAGGAATATCTTCCTGAAGCGCGCGATCGCCTTTTAAATCTCTTCGCTACTAATCAACTCAGAGTCGCGGTTGCTCCTACAGTGTTTTCTGGTTTAGAATCTATTCCCGCTGCAGTGGCATACCTGCTCAGTGGTGGAAATTGTGGCAAAGTAGTAGTCAGATTTTAACTATTAAAAATATGATATCAGCATCAGAAAACACTTTAAAGGTTGCTCAACAAGCATTTACACATTTTCAACACGGTTTAGCCACAGGCGCATGGCAAGGTTTTCTAGATATGCTCACTGAAGATTTTACTTTTTGGTTTCCTCTCGGAAAATTCCACGGTTGGAATCAGGGTAAAGCCAGAGCCGAGGAATTTTTTCAATATGTTTCTGCATCCTTTAAAAATGGACTTACTCTCAATTTAGACCGTTTAACTAGTAATGAAACAACGGTAATTTTCGAGTTTCGGGATGAAGGAACTTTGTTAGAAAAAGCTTACAGAAATCGTGTAGCAGTCGCTTTTGATGTGCGGGGTGACAAAATTTGTGGTTATCGAGAATATTTTGGTAGTGATGGGATTTCGTCTTAATTATTTTCAAGGTTCACTTGATTAATTTCTTTGCATTTAGCTTCTGCAGCTTGATACACTTGCAAATAATCTTTGCCACCAAGCATCACATCACCATAATATTCATAAGGAGCATCACCATAAATTGGTAAAGGATCATCTTCTGGATAATCTTCTTGTGATTCTTCAATTATTGCTTTCAGTTGTTTGAGAGTGAGGCGCTGGGCTGGGAAATACCAAAGCGTCGCTGGATTTTTGTTTAAATGCGGTAGATTCGGATCAACAATCACATCATTCAACTCCAGCCAACTATGTTCAATAGGTTTATACGGTTTACCAGGAAATACTAAAAAACCTTGAACATACACTGCTCCCGTTACTGCTAATACAGCTTTGTAAGCATTATCAAACGGTTTATTAGCTTTGCTTTTAACCAGTTCTGAAACTTCCACAGAAAGCTTTTCATCCAATAATTTATTCATCGATTTTTGGAGCCAAGCAGTTACTTTAATATGGTATCATTGACAATCTGATGCAGTTAAAGGCGTTGCTGAATCCGCAACACCCAAAGTTCCTGACAATCATTCCCTAATCATGGTTTGCTCAATCAGGCATAATTGTATCTTGAAGATTTGCCCCAGCGAGATTAGCACCACTGAGATTTGCACCACTGAGATTTGCACCACTGAGATTTGCTCCTGCTAAATTTGCTCCCCTGAGGTTAGCCCAACTCAAATTAGTTTCTCTCAAATCGGCTGCGCTCAAGTTAGCCTGAAACAGGTAAGCACCATTAAGGTGAACTTTGCAGAGATTGGCTTTGGACAAATCAGCTTTGTAAAGGTAAGCTCCTATCGCTTCCGCTTCATACAAATTGGCTTCACTGAGGTTAGCCGCAATCAAATTAGCACTGATGAGGTTAGCAAAGCAAAGGTTAGCGCGGTTGAGTTGCGCTGCGCCTAAATCTGCATCTCGCAAATTAGCATTGTTTAAATCAGTGCCGATGAGATTAGCATAAGCGATCGCTGCCTGACTGAGATTGGCATAACTCAAATCAGATCCAATCAAATTAGCATGACTTAAATCTGCTTGGGTCAGTGTCGCACTCCGCAAGCTACCGACACTAAAGTTAACCGCATTCAGGTTAGCTGCAATCAACTTTGCTGAC is a genomic window of Fortiea contorta PCC 7126 containing:
- a CDS encoding nuclear transport factor 2 family protein, with amino-acid sequence MISASENTLKVAQQAFTHFQHGLATGAWQGFLDMLTEDFTFWFPLGKFHGWNQGKARAEEFFQYVSASFKNGLTLNLDRLTSNETTVIFEFRDEGTLLEKAYRNRVAVAFDVRGDKICGYREYFGSDGISS
- a CDS encoding serine hydrolase; translated protein: MSESSDKLNAFSRRQPVNRRQRLRKVQKVGQKQVKVPQPQQRTPQAGASLTRVKTGVGSSSKPGLVMPSAVKPMPKAKGKVPPMQPSGAKMKTVRVERYGLPKMGKRSRKTRLKPVARTLLYTLRLLIVGVGIGAIVGTALSVLDPANRVTPAVSKTSTPQIGQAQPQPTPTNAVPANLFLSQEIIPLKNTVQTLAAANPNLTPGVFLVDLETGAYVDVNGAASFPAASTIKVPILVAFFQDLDAGKIRLDEMLTMQQEAIAGGSGNMQFKPPGTQYTALEVATKMITISDNTATNMLITRLGGIEALNQRFRSWGLTNTVIRNQLPDLQGTNTTSPRELSQLLAIVNQGNLVNMRSRDRLLDIMRQTQRDNLLPSGLGTGASIAHKTGDIGTMLADTGLVDIPTGKRYIATVMVQRPNNDPSAEKFITSISRTAYQQFSQVVAPNNPASTIPTNGYQPPINPVVPNNPANTMPINGYQAPVMAPPGHTMPINGYQSPVTNPQYYPPR
- a CDS encoding RNA methyltransferase — encoded protein: MALAGLRIVLVEPAGELNVGAIARVMKNFGLNQLVLVNPQCDPLSIEALRMAVHAKEILASAVTVATLPAALQGCVKVVATAGRVPSWDTPLENPRTTLPWLLEEPEQPVALIFGREDRGLSNEELNLAQRFVHIPTSENYLSLNLATAVGICCYELAQYTKISETSTPPTTAPAPFDAVEAYYQQLESLLLEIGYLYPHTAASRMEKFRQLYNRARLQTTEVAMLRGILQQVKWALKNHKDHDLG
- a CDS encoding zinc-binding dehydrogenase, translated to MPQNSTPSTNELYSHPPTYRKLIAKQLDQDFKSAVEIVTVPLLQPAADEVVIANKFAGVNGGFDTLVCRGDIPYVNLIPPFDLGVEAVGNIVAVGENVADFRVGDAVITTVRGGGYREYQTIDASLVVKVPSAIPEVLTLIPTGVSALVALEQVGEMKSDEVVLVTAAAGGIGHIAVQLAKLAGNHVIGTCSSPAKAQLLQELGCDRIINYRTENLDQVLQQEYPQGINLVFDCVGKKTFDTCVENLAVRGRLIIVGFISEYAKLPEQITQPRIYHQLFWKAAAIRGFLMPYYQEYLPEARDRLLNLFATNQLRVAVAPTVFSGLESIPAAVAYLLSGGNCGKVVVRF
- a CDS encoding pentapeptide repeat-containing protein encodes the protein MANREHLAALKAGAVTWIEWREKNPQISPDLSNANLQGHNLRGAHLQGVNLNKVDLSHALLVRANLSGADLSGADLKSAKLIAANLNAVNFSVGSLRSATLTQADLSHANLIGSDLSYANLSQAAIAYANLIGTDLNNANLRDADLGAAQLNRANLCFANLISANLIAANLSEANLYEAEAIGAYLYKADLSKANLCKVHLNGAYLFQANLSAADLRETNLSWANLRGANLAGANLSGANLSGANLSGANLAGANLQDTIMPD
- the psb28 gene encoding photosystem II reaction center protein Psb28, producing the protein MSSITPSIQFFAGVFEDLSNVSLRREVRTGKQIVLMIFNKLQALEGFNSFTKPSLNSLSLTDEEGEINVTPASTRFIFGGDEGDELMRVECKLEIEQDEHWDRFMRFMYRYAEANGMEYGEK